Proteins from a single region of Geothrix sp. PMB-07:
- the tyrS gene encoding tyrosine--tRNA ligase, whose product MTAASGSVSDALALLTKGTVTCHKIEQLEARLKEGRPLRIKAGFDPTAPDLHLGHGVLIRKMAQFQKLGHEVTFLIGDFTGLIGDPTGKKATRPPLTREEVLANAETYKAQVFKILDPEKTKVRFNSEWLGSMVGEGWIRLASRFTVAQMLERNDFAKRMEAREPIALHELLYPLTQAYDSVALQADVELGGNDQLFNLMQGRILQEASGQKPQVVLTVPLLLGLDGVEKMSKSLGNYIGFMEDPDTQFGKAMSVSDSLMWDWYLLLTDKLPAAIEALKQGHPMDAKKALARQIVADFHGPAAGQEAEERWIKRFSERSQEQAPEVAVAATEGEVQLSRLLVDRGLAASRKEADRLISQGAVSLDGQKVGDASLRLALQPGQSLLVKVGKLKLERWVVT is encoded by the coding sequence ATGACTGCAGCTTCTGGATCCGTATCTGATGCCCTGGCCCTGCTCACGAAGGGCACGGTGACCTGCCACAAAATCGAGCAATTGGAAGCGAGGCTCAAGGAAGGCCGCCCCCTGCGGATCAAGGCGGGCTTTGATCCCACGGCCCCGGACCTGCATCTGGGCCACGGTGTGCTCATCCGCAAAATGGCGCAGTTCCAGAAGCTGGGCCATGAAGTGACCTTCCTCATCGGCGATTTCACGGGCCTCATCGGCGACCCCACGGGCAAGAAGGCCACTCGCCCGCCCCTCACCCGGGAAGAGGTGCTGGCCAACGCCGAAACCTACAAGGCGCAGGTCTTCAAGATTCTCGATCCAGAAAAGACCAAGGTCCGCTTCAACAGCGAGTGGCTGGGCAGCATGGTGGGCGAAGGGTGGATCCGCCTGGCCTCACGGTTCACCGTGGCCCAGATGCTGGAGCGCAACGATTTCGCCAAGCGCATGGAAGCCCGCGAGCCCATCGCCCTGCACGAACTGCTCTACCCCCTCACGCAGGCCTATGATTCCGTGGCCCTCCAGGCGGACGTGGAACTGGGCGGCAACGACCAGCTGTTCAACCTCATGCAGGGCCGCATCCTCCAGGAGGCCTCGGGCCAGAAGCCCCAGGTGGTCCTCACGGTACCGCTGCTGCTGGGCCTGGACGGCGTCGAGAAGATGTCCAAGTCGCTCGGCAACTACATCGGCTTCATGGAGGATCCAGACACCCAGTTCGGCAAGGCCATGAGCGTGAGCGACAGCCTCATGTGGGACTGGTATCTGCTGCTGACAGACAAGCTCCCCGCAGCCATCGAAGCCCTCAAACAGGGCCACCCCATGGACGCCAAGAAGGCACTGGCCCGCCAGATCGTGGCTGATTTCCACGGCCCGGCCGCCGGCCAGGAGGCCGAGGAACGCTGGATCAAACGCTTCTCGGAGCGCAGCCAGGAGCAGGCCCCCGAGGTGGCGGTCGCCGCCACGGAGGGCGAGGTCCAGCTGTCCCGCCTGCTGGTGGACCGTGGGCTGGCCGCCAGCCGCAAGGAGGCCGACCGGCTCATCAGCCAGGGCGCCGTGAGCCTGGATGGGCAGAAGGTCGGTGATGCCTCCCTGCGTCTGGCCCTGCAGCCCGGACAATCGCTGTTGGTGAAGGTAGGCAAACTCAAGCTCGAGCGATGGGTGGTCACATGA
- a CDS encoding septal ring lytic transglycosylase RlpA family protein — protein sequence MLSPFHPTNWSQACASWIHEIHIAFDPPVPVEPGKGGFLRLMRWSTPRVAGLVILSFTLHCTRPPAYTPATNTSRSGGTSLGAQAYVEEGMASWYGGNDDGFAGRPTASGEIFDPEQYTCAHRTLPLGSFVEVENLDNHRRAVLRVNDRGPFIKGRILDLSKRGAQDLGILGHGTSRVRLRSVDAMGLPTALDPAASQADPFVVQVASLSDPKNIDALTRELENTFGVVSLQSAVARNGQAVKRVRVGSYTTRQDAEQAAEQIAKLLKDRGVEPFITRQH from the coding sequence ATGCTGTCCCCCTTTCACCCCACCAATTGGAGTCAGGCCTGTGCGTCGTGGATCCACGAGATCCACATCGCCTTCGACCCTCCAGTCCCGGTGGAGCCTGGCAAGGGCGGCTTCCTGCGCCTGATGCGCTGGAGCACGCCCCGGGTCGCCGGTCTGGTCATCCTCAGCTTCACCCTCCACTGCACCCGCCCCCCGGCCTACACGCCCGCCACGAACACCTCGCGCAGTGGCGGCACAAGCCTGGGTGCCCAGGCCTATGTGGAAGAGGGCATGGCCAGCTGGTACGGCGGCAATGATGATGGATTCGCTGGCCGACCGACTGCCAGCGGGGAAATTTTCGACCCCGAGCAGTACACCTGCGCCCATCGCACCCTCCCCTTGGGCAGCTTCGTGGAGGTTGAGAACCTCGACAACCACCGGCGTGCGGTCCTCCGGGTGAATGATCGAGGGCCGTTCATCAAGGGGCGGATTCTTGATCTCTCCAAGCGGGGCGCCCAGGATCTGGGCATCCTCGGCCATGGCACTTCCCGTGTCAGGCTGCGTTCGGTGGATGCCATGGGCCTTCCCACCGCCCTCGATCCCGCTGCCTCCCAGGCCGACCCCTTTGTTGTACAGGTGGCCTCGCTTTCGGATCCCAAAAACATCGATGCACTTACACGCGAACTTGAAAACACCTTCGGCGTGGTGTCTCTGCAAAGTGCCGTGGCTCGCAATGGTCAGGCCGTGAAGCGCGTTCGTGTGGGCAGCTACACCACCCGCCAAGACGCCGAGCAGGCCGCCGAACAGATCGCCAAACTCCTGAAGGACCGCGGTGTCGAACCCTTCATCACCCGCCAGCACTGA
- the hisD gene encoding histidinol dehydrogenase: MEADTQQAVSAILADVRLRGLAAVRDWTGRLDGVQLEPSALRFPVSTLEAARLHLDQTQPDLMAALRELIANVRRFAEGQRRSLLDLELPLPGGGTVGERWCPLQTAGVYIPGGRAFYPSTLAMTVIPAQVSGVARIVGVTPPKPQPTLPGAWGVDPLVLACAAELGLTELYPFGGAQALGWLAHGEPAVDLIAGPGNRFVAEAKRQLIGTCGIDSLAGPTELLVIADGSADPTWLAEDLMAQAEHDPDAAAVLVSEDRALLEAVAAELQTRTDASPRRAILEQSLANHGRLVCANRELTIALAQTWAPEHLELCVADADAWLPHLTTAGALFIGSASAEAFGDYGAGPNHVLPTDRSARYASPLGVATFLKRQSLLRLAPADAAAMAPWVKRLAEAEGLTHHGRSAALRGHHHL, encoded by the coding sequence ATGGAAGCGGATACCCAGCAGGCCGTGTCGGCCATCCTGGCTGACGTGCGCCTCCGGGGGTTGGCAGCGGTCCGGGATTGGACCGGGCGCCTGGATGGGGTCCAGCTGGAGCCCTCGGCCCTGCGGTTCCCCGTGTCGACCCTGGAAGCTGCCCGCCTGCACCTGGACCAGACTCAGCCCGACCTCATGGCCGCCCTTCGGGAACTCATTGCCAACGTGCGCCGCTTCGCCGAAGGCCAGCGCCGCAGCCTGCTGGATCTGGAGCTGCCCCTGCCCGGCGGCGGCACGGTGGGCGAGCGCTGGTGCCCCTTGCAGACGGCCGGGGTCTACATCCCCGGCGGACGGGCCTTCTATCCTTCCACCTTGGCCATGACCGTCATCCCTGCCCAGGTGAGTGGCGTGGCACGCATCGTCGGCGTCACGCCGCCCAAACCTCAGCCCACCCTGCCTGGCGCCTGGGGCGTGGATCCCCTGGTGCTGGCCTGCGCCGCGGAACTGGGCCTCACCGAGCTGTATCCGTTCGGCGGCGCCCAGGCCCTCGGCTGGCTGGCCCACGGCGAGCCCGCGGTGGATCTCATCGCCGGGCCCGGCAACCGCTTTGTGGCCGAAGCCAAGCGCCAGCTCATCGGCACCTGCGGGATCGATTCTCTGGCTGGGCCCACGGAGCTGCTGGTGATCGCCGATGGCAGCGCCGACCCCACCTGGCTGGCCGAGGATCTCATGGCCCAGGCCGAGCACGATCCCGATGCCGCCGCCGTCCTGGTGAGCGAAGACCGGGCCCTGCTCGAAGCCGTGGCCGCAGAGCTGCAAACCCGCACCGACGCTTCACCCCGCCGAGCCATCCTCGAACAGAGCCTGGCCAACCATGGGCGCCTCGTTTGCGCCAACCGCGAACTGACCATCGCCCTCGCCCAAACCTGGGCCCCGGAGCACCTGGAGCTTTGCGTTGCAGATGCGGACGCCTGGCTGCCCCACCTCACCACCGCAGGCGCCCTGTTCATCGGCAGTGCCAGCGCCGAGGCCTTCGGCGACTATGGCGCGGGCCCCAACCACGTGCTGCCCACGGATCGCAGCGCCCGCTACGCCAGCCCCCTGGGCGTGGCCACCTTCCTGAAGCGACAGAGCCTCCTCCGCCTGGCACCCGCGGACGCCGCGGCCATGGCCCCCTGGGTGAAACGCCTGGCCGAAGCCGAAGGCCTCACCCACCACGGCCGCAGCGCCGCCCTTCGCGGCCACCATCATCTCTAG
- a CDS encoding DUF4388 domain-containing protein, producing the protein MSLPALKDLFARHRARATGLWRLGQELNRTVFMEAGDIVFAASTHPLDRLTHLLVERGKITQAQLDYAMASLNPAMSIGKNLIEMGFITQRDLLDVARAQVERVVWACMANTDQVPVFEEKDLDATTVRLPFDTAAMLLSGVLNLVDRERVLEELGPLNQVVVLEGRRHQELNLPPDLAKLPAMLDGSRTLMELSRETAVEPFRLGAFILFLREMGWARLHELPPLDRRALELALDPPEPAQTTPALPDPAPAPQPSLFAEIHASQHPTTNLEHLSEALDQLGPEDELEDPFPPTPAPEPGAHPFLPAEPALPISHEAEGTTETLEPPKAEADGAKPSKAVLILAALLALAVGSWAGISWLRRHRSTAPIPKAPETASLIKPSPKPVVAVQPSPAPPNPETVKPAPESEKTPEPKPEPKPESKPETKRTAPEPAKSAPPAPAKPTPPPPKPEPAATPSRGERLQAIVQGDMKRAVAQGSAQRKAIQGRWTLRLEIACQTNTVQHAADLLKTQDPDLFLVPMVMRDGRTCYQIFFGSYGSEAAARAAAKKLPPPFLAEGNRPKPFRAAQIPDRQ; encoded by the coding sequence ATGAGCCTTCCGGCCCTCAAGGATCTCTTCGCCCGGCACCGGGCGCGCGCCACAGGCCTGTGGCGGCTGGGCCAGGAGCTCAACCGGACCGTGTTCATGGAGGCGGGCGATATCGTCTTCGCCGCCAGCACCCACCCCCTGGACCGCCTGACCCACCTGCTGGTGGAGCGCGGAAAGATCACCCAGGCCCAGCTGGACTACGCCATGGCCAGCCTCAACCCGGCCATGTCCATCGGCAAGAACCTCATCGAAATGGGCTTCATCACCCAGCGCGACCTGCTGGACGTGGCCCGTGCCCAGGTGGAGCGAGTGGTTTGGGCCTGCATGGCCAATACCGATCAAGTGCCGGTCTTCGAGGAGAAGGATCTCGATGCCACCACCGTCCGCCTGCCTTTCGACACCGCCGCCATGCTGCTGTCCGGGGTGCTGAACCTGGTGGACCGGGAGCGGGTGCTGGAGGAACTCGGCCCCCTCAACCAGGTGGTGGTTCTGGAGGGCCGCCGCCACCAGGAACTGAACCTGCCGCCGGATCTGGCCAAGCTGCCCGCCATGCTGGATGGCAGCCGCACCCTGATGGAGCTGAGCCGCGAAACGGCGGTGGAGCCCTTCCGGCTGGGAGCTTTCATCTTGTTCCTCCGGGAAATGGGCTGGGCCCGGCTCCACGAGCTCCCCCCCCTGGACCGGCGGGCCCTGGAGCTGGCCCTGGATCCACCAGAACCAGCCCAAACCACCCCCGCTCTCCCCGATCCCGCTCCGGCGCCCCAGCCTTCCCTTTTCGCCGAGATCCACGCCAGCCAGCACCCCACCACCAACCTGGAGCACCTGTCCGAGGCCCTGGACCAGTTGGGCCCAGAAGACGAACTGGAGGACCCCTTCCCTCCCACGCCCGCTCCCGAACCCGGGGCCCACCCCTTCCTCCCGGCCGAACCAGCGCTGCCCATCTCCCACGAGGCGGAGGGAACCACCGAAACCCTGGAGCCGCCCAAGGCAGAGGCCGATGGGGCCAAACCTTCCAAAGCGGTCTTGATCCTGGCGGCCCTGCTGGCTTTGGCGGTGGGTTCCTGGGCCGGCATCAGTTGGCTGCGTCGGCACCGGTCCACTGCTCCTATCCCCAAAGCCCCTGAAACTGCCTCACTGATCAAACCCAGCCCCAAACCTGTCGTCGCCGTTCAGCCTTCCCCTGCTCCGCCAAACCCGGAGACGGTCAAACCCGCACCTGAGTCAGAGAAAACGCCTGAACCGAAGCCTGAGCCCAAGCCCGAGTCCAAACCGGAGACCAAGCGGACCGCACCTGAACCTGCCAAGTCAGCCCCCCCAGCACCTGCCAAGCCCACGCCCCCACCACCTAAACCGGAACCAGCCGCCACGCCCTCGCGTGGAGAGCGCCTCCAGGCCATCGTTCAAGGTGACATGAAGCGCGCGGTGGCCCAGGGCAGCGCCCAGCGCAAGGCCATCCAGGGCCGCTGGACCCTCCGGCTGGAGATCGCCTGCCAGACCAACACCGTCCAGCATGCCGCGGACCTGCTCAAGACCCAGGACCCTGACCTGTTCCTGGTCCCCATGGTCATGCGGGATGGCCGCACCTGTTACCAGATCTTCTTCGGCTCCTATGGTTCCGAAGCCGCGGCCCGGGCCGCGGCCAAGAAGCTGCCCCCACCCTTCCTGGCCGAGGGGAACCGTCCGAAACCCTTCCGGGCTGCCCAGATTCCCGACCGTCAATAG
- a CDS encoding 1-(5-phosphoribosyl)-5-[(5-phosphoribosylamino)methylideneamino] imidazole-4-carboxamide isomerase, with translation MQLIPSLDLMQGRLVRLRHGDPSQATFYDLDPEAWIASLVEAGARRIHLVDLDGAFGRPRQGRFTEFPARFPQVRFQVGGGLRDRMAIEEVLALGFDAVVGTLAVEQPSALRGLPGSHLIAALDLKGDRIVTRGWQASSECASTDVFEALLSLGFHRALVTDVSRDGTLEGPGLEAAAWVAREGFQVQASGGVKALADLKPLALLPGVVGAISGKALMEGFIPLDDPRTRAALEGVS, from the coding sequence GTGCAACTGATCCCCAGCCTCGACCTCATGCAGGGCCGCCTCGTGCGGCTGCGCCACGGCGATCCCAGCCAGGCGACCTTCTACGATCTCGATCCCGAAGCCTGGATCGCCAGCCTCGTCGAGGCTGGGGCCCGCCGCATCCACCTGGTGGATCTGGATGGCGCCTTCGGCCGCCCGCGCCAAGGCCGCTTCACGGAGTTCCCAGCGCGCTTTCCCCAGGTCCGCTTCCAGGTGGGCGGTGGGTTGCGCGACCGCATGGCCATTGAGGAGGTGCTGGCCCTGGGTTTCGATGCCGTGGTGGGCACCCTCGCCGTGGAGCAGCCTTCCGCCCTGCGCGGACTGCCCGGCAGCCACCTCATCGCCGCCCTGGATTTGAAGGGGGATCGCATCGTCACCCGCGGCTGGCAGGCCTCCAGCGAATGCGCGTCGACCGATGTCTTCGAGGCCCTGCTCAGTCTGGGTTTCCACCGCGCCCTGGTCACCGACGTCAGCCGTGACGGAACGCTGGAAGGCCCTGGGCTCGAGGCCGCCGCCTGGGTGGCCCGCGAGGGTTTCCAGGTGCAGGCCTCTGGCGGCGTGAAGGCTCTGGCGGATCTCAAGCCCCTGGCCCTCCTCCCCGGCGTGGTGGGCGCCATCAGCGGCAAGGCCCTCATGGAAGGCTTCATCCCCCTGGATGATCCGCGCACGCGCGCGGCGCTGGAAGGAGTGTCCTGA
- a CDS encoding IspD/TarI family cytidylyltransferase gives MPGQSPFTTSDPLRPFLVIPAGGRGLRMGGGLPKQFRDWDGRPLLQVTVEAFLAPGMPQLAGIALAVPESHLEEARSWSFQVPCTVVPGGDTRQESVWLALRTLPNLPLAPVMIHDAVRPFPPAAPLWEALEALNRYDGVLLGEPSTDTLKRVDSLGRVLRTEPREEFFRAQTPQIARLGTWLQAFQSAHEAGFTGTDDVALLERLSLAVKLIPSPSSNLKLTTPEDWERSRPH, from the coding sequence GTGCCCGGGCAGAGCCCGTTCACCACGTCTGACCCCCTGCGCCCCTTCCTGGTGATTCCGGCCGGGGGACGCGGGCTGCGCATGGGTGGCGGACTGCCCAAACAGTTTCGAGACTGGGATGGCCGCCCCCTCCTCCAGGTCACAGTTGAAGCCTTTTTGGCACCCGGCATGCCGCAACTCGCCGGCATCGCTCTGGCCGTGCCCGAGTCGCACCTGGAAGAAGCGCGCAGCTGGTCCTTCCAGGTGCCCTGTACGGTGGTGCCCGGCGGAGACACCCGCCAGGAATCCGTGTGGCTGGCCCTGCGGACCCTGCCCAACCTTCCCCTGGCGCCCGTGATGATCCACGATGCCGTGCGCCCCTTCCCCCCCGCCGCCCCGCTCTGGGAGGCCCTGGAAGCCCTCAATCGCTATGACGGTGTTCTGCTCGGAGAACCTTCCACCGACACCCTCAAACGGGTAGACTCCCTGGGCCGGGTGCTGCGAACCGAACCGCGGGAGGAATTCTTCCGGGCCCAGACGCCTCAGATCGCCCGCCTCGGTACCTGGCTTCAAGCTTTCCAATCGGCACATGAAGCAGGTTTTACGGGCACGGACGACGTGGCCCTGCTGGAGCGCCTGAGTCTGGCCGTGAAACTCATCCCCAGTCCCAGTTCCAACCTGAAGCTCACCACCCCCGAGGATTGGGAGCGCTCCCGGCCCCACTGA
- the lpxC gene encoding UDP-3-O-acyl-N-acetylglucosamine deacetylase: protein MPRSTTPQTLSREITISGHGLHGNRPCTVRLVPVSKASGLVFVHTPTGTEIPAKADLAGDLVLSTTLVKDGVRLQTIEHLLSALTGLEVEHLRIEVDAEELPILDGSAAPWVDAILQAGVKGLEGRRRFMKITQPVEVRNGDRWIRALPFDGLRLRYVIDFPIPALGRQSRELSLTPEKYRRELGAARTFCLAQEIDMMRARGLALGGSLDNAVVFGADGPLNESLRFEDEAVRHKMLDLVGDLALLGAPLLGLVEAHAAGHAMHVALAQAILANPSHWEWTEDAEPANVRFFFQPSELSIAAQPA from the coding sequence ATGCCCCGCAGCACCACGCCCCAGACCCTGAGCCGCGAGATCACCATCTCGGGTCACGGTCTGCACGGCAACCGGCCCTGCACGGTCCGGCTGGTGCCCGTATCCAAGGCTTCAGGCTTGGTCTTCGTGCACACCCCCACGGGAACTGAAATCCCCGCCAAGGCCGACCTCGCGGGTGATCTGGTACTGTCCACCACTCTGGTGAAGGATGGTGTCCGCCTCCAGACCATCGAGCATCTCCTTTCCGCCCTCACCGGCCTGGAAGTTGAGCACCTCCGCATCGAAGTGGATGCCGAGGAACTGCCCATCCTCGATGGCAGCGCCGCCCCCTGGGTGGACGCCATCCTGCAGGCAGGCGTGAAGGGGCTGGAAGGCCGCCGCCGCTTCATGAAGATCACCCAGCCCGTGGAAGTGCGGAACGGTGACCGCTGGATCCGCGCCCTGCCCTTCGACGGCCTGCGTCTCCGCTACGTCATCGATTTCCCCATTCCCGCCCTGGGCCGCCAGAGCCGTGAGCTGAGCCTCACCCCCGAGAAGTACCGCCGGGAGCTGGGTGCCGCCCGCACCTTCTGCCTGGCCCAGGAAATCGACATGATGCGCGCCCGGGGTCTGGCCCTCGGCGGCAGCCTGGACAACGCGGTGGTCTTCGGTGCCGATGGCCCTCTGAACGAATCCCTCCGCTTTGAAGACGAAGCCGTGCGCCACAAAATGCTCGACCTGGTGGGCGACCTGGCCCTGCTGGGCGCGCCGCTGCTGGGTCTGGTCGAGGCTCACGCCGCTGGCCATGCCATGCACGTGGCCCTGGCCCAGGCCATCCTGGCCAACCCCAGCCACTGGGAGTGGACCGAGGACGCCGAGCCCGCCAACGTGCGGTTCTTCTTCCAGCCTTCTGAGCTCAGCATCGCCGCCCAACCGGCCTGA
- a CDS encoding aminotransferase class I/II-fold pyridoxal phosphate-dependent enzyme, translated as MSLLRPDLSDLPAYQRPPEPSGGVRLHMNEPAQDWPREAKEALLARLRDLPFHQYPERQAELTERLGRRLGVPEGGLLLGPSSGALLDLVAMAGLSAGDTVAIPEPGFSLYPMLVRRHGGRVRLVPQGTGFPLEPWFAALDCRQIWLTLPNNPTGAWLSPEELEPLLAAIAARPNPPLVVLDEAYAEFAPATHRLAVDRYPNLLLLRTFSKALASAAWRIGYLVGDPTLVAKLATLQLPYSLPSASLEALDVALDFAADFEAAVRAVPERRDRFATALTSYQAAPSAGNFLHISPDPSSALEAAGLKARRLPGTDAARVTVGTEADTAHAASALGATLPPPAPRPRRRLLVLDIDGVLIDAGRSFMDSVARALAELRPALPWSDDTFQAFKRLGGFNNDFRLTAGALALTERHGDVDLRPLLESARGRGFPELEPRMQALEPIAQGVVQKHYADTIHSERPTVTLTELRSTGWDLAVLTGRPPDELELAWQVLGFKLPAVCDAAPHLRKPEPAGLLQLADAFRAEDIVFAGDTIDDARCLRAAAALRPELRWRFAAIGPDRAHFAAPQDLSFAGLRECLPVLTQELP; from the coding sequence ATGTCGCTGCTTCGCCCTGACCTGTCCGACCTGCCCGCCTACCAGCGGCCTCCCGAGCCCTCCGGCGGCGTACGCCTGCACATGAACGAACCGGCCCAGGACTGGCCCCGGGAAGCCAAGGAGGCTCTGCTGGCGCGGCTCCGCGACCTGCCCTTCCACCAGTATCCCGAGCGTCAGGCCGAGCTCACGGAAAGGCTGGGCCGACGCCTGGGGGTACCCGAAGGTGGCCTGCTGCTGGGTCCGTCTTCTGGGGCGCTGCTGGATCTGGTGGCCATGGCCGGGCTGAGCGCGGGAGACACCGTGGCCATCCCCGAGCCCGGCTTCAGCCTCTACCCCATGTTGGTGCGGCGCCACGGCGGGCGCGTGCGCCTGGTGCCCCAGGGCACGGGCTTTCCCCTGGAGCCCTGGTTCGCAGCCCTGGATTGCCGACAGATCTGGCTGACGCTGCCGAACAATCCCACCGGCGCCTGGCTTTCGCCCGAAGAACTGGAGCCCCTGCTGGCGGCCATCGCCGCGCGGCCCAACCCACCCCTGGTGGTGCTGGACGAGGCCTACGCGGAGTTCGCCCCCGCCACCCACCGCCTGGCCGTGGACCGCTATCCCAACCTGCTCCTGCTGCGCACCTTCAGCAAGGCCCTCGCCTCCGCCGCCTGGCGCATCGGCTATCTGGTGGGAGATCCCACGCTGGTGGCCAAACTCGCCACGCTGCAGCTGCCCTATTCCCTGCCTTCGGCCAGCCTTGAAGCGCTGGATGTGGCTTTGGATTTCGCGGCGGATTTCGAGGCGGCCGTGCGCGCCGTGCCCGAGCGCCGCGACCGTTTCGCCACGGCCCTGACCAGCTATCAGGCTGCACCCAGCGCGGGCAACTTCCTGCACATCTCACCGGATCCCTCCTCAGCCCTTGAAGCCGCGGGCCTGAAGGCCCGCCGCCTGCCCGGCACCGACGCGGCGCGTGTCACCGTGGGCACCGAAGCTGACACCGCCCATGCGGCTTCGGCCCTGGGCGCCACCCTGCCCCCGCCAGCGCCCCGGCCTCGACGCAGGCTGCTGGTGCTGGACATCGACGGCGTGCTCATCGACGCGGGCCGCAGCTTCATGGATTCCGTGGCTCGGGCCCTGGCGGAGCTGCGCCCGGCGCTGCCCTGGTCCGACGACACCTTCCAGGCCTTCAAGCGGCTAGGCGGCTTCAACAATGATTTCCGACTCACGGCAGGGGCCCTGGCCCTGACGGAACGACATGGGGATGTGGATCTCCGGCCCCTGCTGGAAAGCGCCAGAGGCCGCGGCTTTCCCGAGCTCGAGCCGCGCATGCAGGCGCTCGAGCCCATCGCCCAGGGGGTGGTGCAGAAGCATTACGCGGACACCATCCACAGTGAGCGGCCCACGGTGACGCTGACGGAGCTCCGCAGCACCGGCTGGGATCTGGCCGTGCTGACGGGCCGTCCTCCCGACGAGCTGGAATTGGCCTGGCAGGTGCTCGGCTTCAAGTTGCCCGCGGTCTGCGACGCCGCTCCCCACCTGCGCAAACCGGAACCGGCGGGCCTGCTGCAACTGGCCGATGCCTTCCGCGCCGAGGATATCGTTTTCGCCGGCGACACCATCGATGACGCCCGGTGCCTCCGAGCTGCTGCGGCGCTGCGTCCCGAACTGCGGTGGCGCTTCGCGGCCATCGGTCCCGACCGCGCCCACTTCGCCGCGCCCCAGGACCTTTCCTTCGCCGGGCTTCGCGAATGCCTGCCCGTGTTGACTCAGGAGCTGCCATGA
- the hisH gene encoding imidazole glycerol phosphate synthase subunit HisH: MSETDVITLIDYDAGNLASLEGALDRLGLPYQRAATPDGIAPGGPIILPGVGHFEAAQRSLRDRGWWRLLPTLVAEGRPLLGICLGLQLLAEGSEEAPRASGLGLIPGLVRRLGPGVKVPHMGWSQVSEHHMHPALPDLDRAWLYFVHSYALEPTVETICIAEHGRPFAAIQARGLVLGFQAHPEKSGEAGLSMLKSTLAWMGVAAPAPEVPCN; encoded by the coding sequence ATGAGCGAGACTGACGTCATCACCCTGATCGACTACGACGCCGGCAACCTGGCCTCACTGGAGGGCGCCCTGGATCGCCTGGGCCTGCCCTACCAGCGGGCCGCCACACCGGATGGCATTGCGCCCGGCGGCCCCATCATCCTGCCGGGCGTGGGCCACTTTGAAGCGGCGCAGCGCTCCCTCCGCGACCGCGGCTGGTGGCGCCTGCTGCCCACCCTCGTGGCCGAGGGCCGGCCCCTGCTGGGCATCTGCCTGGGCCTTCAACTGCTGGCCGAAGGCAGCGAAGAAGCGCCCCGCGCCTCGGGGCTCGGCCTCATTCCAGGCCTCGTGCGCCGCCTGGGCCCCGGCGTGAAGGTGCCCCACATGGGCTGGAGCCAGGTGAGCGAACACCACATGCATCCCGCGCTGCCGGATCTCGACCGTGCCTGGCTCTACTTCGTCCACAGCTACGCGCTGGAACCCACCGTGGAAACAATCTGTATCGCCGAGCACGGGCGGCCCTTCGCGGCCATCCAGGCCCGGGGGCTGGTGCTGGGCTTCCAGGCGCACCCGGAGAAATCGGGCGAGGCGGGCCTGTCCATGCTGAAGTCCACGCTCGCCTGGATGGGCGTGGCGGCGCCCGCACCGGAGGTACCGTGCAACTGA
- the hisB gene encoding imidazoleglycerol-phosphate dehydratase HisB: MRTATIQRATAETEVKLSLGLDGGPDGGEARIHTGLGYFDHMLMQLARHGGFALDVEATGDLPVDSHHLVEDVGLCLGDALKQALGERRGLVRFAHAYVPLDEALARVVVDLSGRPWCEFHADLPPIILGDGFQVEMVREFFVALAMRGGLAIHADLLRGVNTHHKVEALFKALAKALRQATRIEGSELPSTKGTLSA; encoded by the coding sequence ATGAGGACCGCCACCATTCAGCGCGCCACCGCGGAAACCGAGGTGAAGCTCAGCCTAGGTCTTGATGGGGGCCCCGATGGGGGCGAAGCCCGCATTCACACGGGCCTGGGCTACTTCGATCACATGCTCATGCAATTGGCCCGGCACGGCGGCTTCGCGCTCGACGTAGAGGCCACGGGCGATCTGCCCGTGGACAGCCACCACCTGGTGGAGGATGTGGGCCTCTGCCTGGGCGACGCGCTGAAGCAGGCCCTGGGCGAACGTCGCGGCCTGGTGCGCTTCGCCCACGCCTACGTGCCGCTGGACGAGGCCCTCGCCCGGGTGGTGGTGGATCTCTCCGGCCGTCCCTGGTGCGAATTCCACGCCGACCTTCCCCCCATCATTCTCGGCGATGGGTTCCAGGTGGAGATGGTCCGGGAATTCTTCGTGGCCCTGGCCATGCGCGGTGGCCTCGCCATCCACGCCGATCTGCTGCGCGGCGTGAACACCCATCACAAGGTCGAGGCCCTGTTCAAGGCCCTGGCCAAGGCCCTGCGCCAGGCCACGCGCATCGAAGGCAGCGAGCTGCCCTCCACCAAGGGAACCCTCTCCGCATGA